Proteins encoded together in one Lathyrus oleraceus cultivar Zhongwan6 chromosome 5, CAAS_Psat_ZW6_1.0, whole genome shotgun sequence window:
- the LOC127080800 gene encoding uncharacterized protein LOC127080800 translates to MELDRPVDPRTQTSPMIQKNGQPDKPEEKDETKEEVEKAKPYMPPPPYKPPIPYPQRLSMSKIEGQFRKFVELLKQLNITIPFTEAITQMPSYAKFLKEILSTKKKLEDDKTVTLNTECSAIIQNDMPPKLKDPGSFSIPCVIGKFVIDQSLCNLGASVSLIPLSIYERLKLRELRPTRMSL, encoded by the coding sequence ATGGAGTTAGACAGACCAGTTGATCCTAGAACACAAACTTCGCCGATGATTCAGAAAAATGGCCAACCTGATAAACCAGAGGAAAAAGATGAAACCAAAGAGGAAGTTGAGAAGGCGAAACCATACATGCCTCCACCACCATATAAACCACCAATTCCTTACCCTCAAAGACTATCTATGTCCAAAATCGAAGGACAATTCAGGAAGTTCGTCGAACTCCTGAAACAGCTGAATATTACCATCCctttcaccgaagctattacacagatgccctcatatgccaagttcCTAAAAGAAATCTTATCTACCAAGAAGAAACTTGAGGATGATAAGACAGTGACGCTTAACACAGAGTGTAGTGCTATCATTCAGAATGACATGCCACCTAAACTGAAAGATCCTGGCAGTTTTTCCATACCCTGTGTAATAGGGAAGTTTGTAATAGACCAATCCCTCTGTAAtttaggagctagtgtgagtttgATTCCCCTTTCCATCTATGAAAGACTTAAATTGAGAGAGTTAAGACCAACGAGAATGTCTCTCTaa